One region of Phragmites australis chromosome 18, lpPhrAust1.1, whole genome shotgun sequence genomic DNA includes:
- the LOC133898662 gene encoding LOW QUALITY PROTEIN: bidirectional sugar transporter SWEET11-like (The sequence of the model RefSeq protein was modified relative to this genomic sequence to represent the inferred CDS: inserted 1 base in 1 codon), with translation MAFLSMAHPAITLSGIAGNIISFLVFLAPVTTFLQLHRMKSTXFSSVPYVVALFSSVLWIFYALVKTNSRPLLTINAFGCGVEAAYIAFYLVYAPRRARVRTIAYFLLMDVAAFALIVLVTLKVVAQPHRVKFLGSVCLAFSMAVFVAPLSIIFKVIKTKSVEFMPISLSFCLTLSAVAWFCYGLFTKDPYVMYPNVGGFFFSCIQMGLYFWYRKPRNVNAVLPTTTDVAAPAAQGGAS, from the exons GAAACATCATATCCTTCCTGGTGTTCCTCGCACCAGT AACGACGTTCCTGCAGCTGCACCGCATGAAGTCGA GGTTCAGCTCCGTGCCGTACGTGGTGGCGCTCTTCAGCTCGGTGCTCTGGATCTTCTACGCGCTCGTCAAGACCAACTCCAGGCCGCTGCTCACCATCAACGCCTTTGGCTGCGGCGTCGAGGCCGCCTACATCGCCTTCTACCTCGTCTACGCGCCCCGGAGGGCCAGGGTCAGGACCATCGCCTACTTCCTGCTGATGGACGTGGCGGCCTTCGCGCTCATCGTGCTCGTCACACTCAAAGTCGTCGCCCAGCCCCACCGGGTCAAGTTCCTCGGAAGCGTCTGCCTCGCCTTCTCCATGGCCGTCTTCGTGGCGCCTCTCAGCATCATC TTCAAGGTGATCAAGACGAAGAGCGTGGAGTTCATGCCCATCAGCCTGTCCTTCTGCCTCACCCTGAGCGCCGTCGCCTGGTTCTGCTATGGACTCTTCACCAAGGACCCCTACGTCATG TACCCGAACGTCGGCGGCTTCTTCTTCAGCTGCATCCAGATGGGGCTCTACTTCTGGTACCGCAAGCCCAGGAACGTGAACGCCGTGCTGCCGACGACGACCGACGTCGCCGCCCCAGCCGCGCAAGGGGGAGCTAGCTGA